From Kogia breviceps isolate mKogBre1 chromosome 2, mKogBre1 haplotype 1, whole genome shotgun sequence, one genomic window encodes:
- the CHCHD1 gene encoding small ribosomal subunit protein mS37: MATPSLRGRLARFGNPRKPILKPNKPLILANHVGERRREKGEATCITEMSVMMACWKQNEFRDEACKKEIQDFFDCASRAEAARKVRSIQEDLGELGSLPPKKLNKLLCRFPNKPHVS; this comes from the exons ATGGCGACGCCCAGCCTCCGGGGTCGGTTAGCAAGGTTTGGAAACCCGCGGAAGCCCATACTGAAGCCCAACAAGCCCCTCATCCTAGCTAACCATGTCGGGGAACGGCGCCGGGAGAAGGGCG AGGCGACTTGTATCACGGAGATGTCAGTAATGATGGCTTGCTGGAAGCAGAATGAATTCCGCGACGAAGCTTGCAAAAAAGAGATCCAGGACTTCTTCGATTGTGCTTCGAGGGCTGAG GCAGCCCGAAAAGTGAGATCAATCCAGGAGGACCTGGGAGAGTTGGGGAGTTTACCCCCCAAGAAATTGAATAAGTTGTTATGTAGGTTTCCTAACAAACCTCATGTCAGCTGA
- the FUT11 gene encoding alpha-(1,3)-fucosyltransferase 11 codes for MGAGRTGAVLVALGVLSVCAASGSRPVAEGETGGEVEWAEPWDGAVFRPPSALGAVGVARGPETPRPGSGEAVDLPVLLWWSPGLFPHFPGDSERIECARGACVASRDRRVRGDSRTRALLFYGTDFRASEAPLPRLAHQSWALLHEESPLNNFLLSHSPGIRLFNLTATFSRHSDYPLPLQWLPGTAYLRRAAPPLPERADWRRRGYAPLLYLQSHCDVPADRDRYVRELMRYIPVDSYGKCLKNRELPTPRLQDTATATTEDPELLAFLSRYKFHLALENAICDDYMTEKLWRPMHLGAVPVYRGSPSVRDWVPNNHSIILIDDFESPQKLAEFIDFLDKNDEEYMKYLAYKQPGGITNQFLLDSLKQREWGVNDPLLPNYLNGFECFVCDHELARLDAEKAHAASPRDIPVPEPHIAQTSHMDCPVPTPGFGSVEEIPENDSWKEMWLQDYWQGLDQGEALTAMIHNNETLQRKFWDYLTEIFMKRNQNL; via the exons ATGGGGGCCGGCCGCACGGGGGCTGTGCTTGTCGCCCTGGGAGTGCTTAGTGTCTGTGCGGCCAGCGGCTCAAGGCCCGTGGCAGAGGGGGAGACCGGCGGGGAGGTGGAGTGGGCGGAGCCGTGGGACGGCGCAGTTTTCCGGCCTCCCTCCGCGCTGGGCGCAGTGGGGGTGGCGCGCGGTCCGGAGACACCGCGGCCGGGGAGCGGGGAGGCGGTGGACCTGCCGGTGCTGCTATGGTGGAGCCCAGGGCTGTTTCCTCACTTCCCGGGCGACTCGGAGCGCATCGAGTGCGCGCGCGGCGCGTGCGTGGCGTCCCGGGACCGACGGGTGCGGGGAGACTCGCGGACGCGCGCACTGCTCTTCTACGGCACCGACTTCCGCGCGTCCGAAGCGCCGCTGCCGCGCTTGGCGCACCAGAGCTGGGCGCTCCTGCACGAGGAGTCGCCCCTCAACAACTTCCTGCTGAGCCATAGTCCGGGCATCCGCCTCTTCAATCTTACCGCCACCTTCAGCCGTCACTCGGACTACCCGCTGCCGCTGCAGTGGCTGCCCGGGACCGCCTATCTGCGCCGCGCGGCGCCTCCGCTCCCGGAACGCGCGGACTGGCGCCGCCGGGGCTACGCGCCGCTGCTCTATCTGCAGTCCCACTGCGACGTGCCTGCGGACCGGGACCGCTACGTGCGCGAGCTCATGCGCTACATCCCG GTGGACTCATATGGGAAATGCCTGAAGAATCGGGAGCTGCCCACGCCGCGGCTACAGGACACAGCCACAGCCACCACTGAGGATCCAGAACTCTTGGCCTTCTTGTCCCGCTATAAGTTTCATTTGGCCCTCGAAAATGCCATCTGTGACGACTACATGACGGAAAAACTGTGGCGCCCCATGCACCTCGGTGCTGTGCCTGTGTACCGCGGCTCTCCCTCTGTGAGGGACTGGGTGCCCAACAATCACTCCATCATCCTCATTGACGACTTTGAGTCGCCGCAGAAGCTGGCAGAGTTTATTGACTTTCTGGACAAAAATGATGAGGAATATATGAAATACCTGGCATACAAGCAACCTGGGGGCATCACCAACCAGTTCCTTCTGGATAGTCTGAAGCAGCGGGAGTGGGGAGTGAATGATCCTTTACTGCCTAACTACCTTAACGGCTTCGAGTGTTTCGTCTGTGACCACGAACTGGCTCGGCTGGATGCCGAGAAGGCCCATGCAGCCTCTCCTCGGGACATCCCTGTCCCTGAGCCTCATATTGCCCAGACCTCACACATGGACTGCCCAGTGCCCACACCTGGCTTTGGCAGTGTGGAAGAGATTCCTGAGAATGACAG CTGGAAGGAGATGTGGCTGCAAGATTATTGGCAAGGCCTGGACCAGGGGGAAGCTCTCACTGCCATGATCCACAACAATGAGACACTGCAGAGGAAATTTTGGGATTACCTAACTGAGATCTTCATGAAAAGGAACCAAAATCTCTAA
- the SEC24C gene encoding protein transport protein Sec24C isoform X2, whose amino-acid sequence MNVNQSAPPVPPFGQPQPVYLGHHQSSYGGQPGSTTAPTSYGAYNGPVPGYQQTPPPGVSRTLPSAGVPPASTAQGPCGQTAYGQFGQGDVQNGPSSTVQMQRLPGYQPFGSAILAPVVSQPAVLQPYGPPPTSAQVTAQMAGMQISGAVAPASPPSGLGYGPPTSLASASGSFPNSGLYGSYPQGQAPPLGQAQGHPGAQPPQRSVPLQASSFTPPASGGPRMPSMTGPLLPGQSFGGPPVSQPNHVSSPAPQALPPGTQMTGPPGPPPPPMHSSQQPGYQLQQNGSFGPTRGPQSNYGSPYPGAAAFGSQPGPPQPLPPKRLDPDAIPSPIQVIEDDRNNRGSEPFVTGVRGQVPPLVTTNFLVKDQGNASPRYIRCTSYNIPCTSDMAKQAQVPLAAVIKPLARLPPEEASPYVVDHGESGPLRCNRCKAYMCPFMQFVEGGRRFQCCFCSCINDVPPQYFQHLDHTGKRVDAYDRPELSLGSYEFLATVDYCKNNKFPSPPAFIFMIDVSYNAIRSGLVRLLCEELKSLLDFLPREGGAEESAIRVGFVTYNKVLHFYNVKSSLAQPQMMVVSDVGDMFVPLLDGFLVNVNESQAVITSLLDQIPEMFADTRETETVFAPVIQAGMEALKAAECAGKLFLFHTSLPIAEAPGKLKNRDDRKLINTDKEKTLFQPQTGAYQTLAKECVAQGCCVDLFLFPNQYVDVATLSVVPQLTGGSVYKYACFQVENDQERFLSDLRRDVQKVVGFDAVMRVRTSTGIRAVDFFGAFYMNNTTDVELAGLDGDKTVTVEFKHDDRLNEENGALLQCALLYTSCAGQRRLRIHNLALNCCTQLADLYRNCETDTLINYMAKFAYRGVLNSPVKTVRDTLITQCAQILACYRKNCASPSSAGQLILPECMKLLPVYLNCVLKSDVLQPGAEVTTDDRAYVRQLVTSMDVAETNVFFYPRLLPLTKSPIENTTEPPAVRASEERLSNGDIYLLENGLNLFLWVGASVQQGVVQSLFGVSSFSQITSGLSVLPVLDNLLSKKVQGLIDSLRAQRSRYMKLIVVKQEDKLETVFKHFLVEDKSLSGGASYVDFLCHMHKEIRQLLS is encoded by the exons GCTCCCTGGGTATCAGCCATTTGGGTCAGCCATATTGGCCCCTGTGGTCAGCCAGCCAGCTGTGCTTCAGCCCTATGGCCCTCCCCCAACAAGTGCACAGGTGACTGCTCAGATGGCCGGAATGCAGATCAGTGGTGCTGTGGCCCCAGCCTCTCCACCTTCAGGGCTAGGCTATG GCCCACCAACATCGCTGGCCTCAGCCTCAGGAAGTTTCCCTAACTCTGGTCTGTATGGCTCCTATCCTCAGGGCCAAGCTCCTCCCCTTGGCCAGGCCCAGGGTCATCCTGGGGCCCAGCCTCCCCAGCGATCTGTCCCACTACAGGCCTCCAGCTTCACACCCCCAGCTTCAGGGGGTCCTCGGATGCCTTCGATGACTGGTCCTCTCTTGCCTGGACAGAGTTTTGGGGGGCCCCCAGTGAGCCAGCCCAACCACGTGTCCTCACCTGCTCCTCAAGCTCTGCCCCCTGGCACCCAAATGACTGGGCCCCcaggaccaccaccaccacctatgCACTCCTCCCAGCAGCCAGGCTATCAACTGCAACAAAATG GTTCCTTTGGACCAACCCGGGGCCCTCAGTCCAATTATGGAAGTCCCTACCCAGGAGCAGCCGCTTTTGGAAGTCAGCCTGGGCCTCCTCAACCATTGCCTCCTAAGCGCCTGGACCCTGATGCCATCCCAAGCCCT ATTCAGGTTATTGAGGATGACAGGAACAACCGGGGTTCAGAGCCATTTGTTACTGGAGTACGGGGCCAGGTGCCACCCTTAGTCACCACCAACTTCCTCGTGAAAGACCAAG GGAATGCAAGTCCCCGATACATCCGATGCACATCCTATAATATCCCTTGCACATCTGACATGGCTAAGCAGGCTCAGGTGCCCCTGGCAGCTGTCATCAAGCCGCTGGCAAGGCTGCCCCCAGAGGAG GCTTCACCGTATGTCGTCGACCATGGGGAATCTGGTCCTTTGCGCTGCAATCGCTGCAAAGCATACATGTGCCCTTTCATGCAGTTTGTTGAGGGAGGGAGGCGCTTCCAGTGCTGCTTTTGCAGCTGTATCAACGATG TTCCCCCCCAGTATTTTCAACATCTGGATCATACCGGCAAACGTGTGGATGCTTATGACCGTCCTGAGCTGTCCCTGGGTTCTTATGAATTCTTGGCCACTGTAGATTACTGCAAG AACAATAAGTTCCCCAGCCCTCCTGCCTTCATCTTCATGATTGATGTCTCCTACAATGCCATCAGGAGTGGTCTTGTTAGGCTCCTCTGTGAGGAGCTCAAGTCACTGTTAGACTTCCTGCCGAG GGAGGGCGGGGCAGAAGAGTCAGCAATCCGCGTTGGCTTTGTCACCTATAATAAGGTGCTCCACTTCTACAATGTGAAGAGCTCATTGGCCCAGCCACAGATGATGGTTGTATCTGATGTGGGTGACATGTTTGTGCCACTGCTGGATGGCTTCCTGGTCAATGTCAATGAGTCTCAAGCAGTCATCACCAG CTTATTGGATCAGATTCCAGAAATGTTTGCAGACacaagggagacagagacagtaTTTGCCCCAGTTATCCAGGCTGGGATGGAGGCTCTGAAG GCTGCTGAGTGTGCAGGGAAGCTCTTTCTGTTCCATACCTCCCTGCCCATTGCAGAGGCCCCAGggaaactgaagaacagagaCGATAGGAAGTTGATCAACACAGACAAGGAGAAG ACTCTGTTCCAGCCTCAGACAGGTGCCTATCAGACCCTGGCCAAAGAGTGTGTGGCCCAAGGCTGTTGCGTagacctcttcctcttccctaaCCAGTATGTGGATGTGGCCACGCTCTCTGTTGTACCCCAGCTCACTGGTGGCTCTGTCTATAAATACGCTTGCTTTCAG GTGGAAAATGACCAGGAACGGTTCCTGAGTGACCTGCGTCGGGATGTACAGAAGGTCGTTGGCTTTGATGCTGTGATGCGGGTCCGGACAAGCACTG GTATCCGtgctgtagatttctttggagcTTTCTACATGAACAACACAACAGATGTGGAGCTGGCTGGGCTGGATGGGGACAAGACGGTGACTGTGGAGTTCAAGCATGACGATCGGCTCAATGAAGAGAATGGAGCCCTCCTGCAG TGTGCCCTGCTCTACACTAGCTGTGCAGGGCAGCGACGGCTCCGCATCCACAACCTGGCCCTCAACTGCTGCACTCAGCTGGCTGATCTGTATCGAAACTGTGAGACTGACACGCTCATCAACTACATGGCCAAGTTTG CATACCGGGGGGTCCTCAACAGCCCTGTGAAGACTGTTCGTGACACTCTTATCACTCAGTGTGCCCAGATCTTGGCCTGTTACAGAAAGAACTGTGCCAGCCCCTCCTCTGCAGGACAG TTGATCCTTCCTGAGTGCATGAAGCTACTCCCAGTTTACCTGAACTGTGTATTGAAGAGTGATGTCCTGCAGCCTGGAGCTGAAGTCACTACTGATGACCGGGCCTACGTCCGACAGCTGGTTACCTCCATGGATGTGGCTGAGACAAATGTCTTCTTCTATCCTCGGCTCCTACCGTTG ACAAAGTCTCCCATTGAGaataccactgaaccaccagcaGTTCGAGCATCTGAAGAGCGTCTAAGCAACGGGGATATATATTTGTTGGAGAATGGGCTCAACCTCTTCCTCTGGGTGGGAGCAAGTGTCCAACAGGGTGTTGTCCAGAGCCTCTTCGGTGTCTCCTCCTTCAGTCAGATCACCAGTGGCTTG AGTGTTCTGCCAGTTCTGGATAATCTGCTGTCCAAGAAGGTGCAAGGCCTCATTGACAGTTTGAGGGCACAGAGATCACGGTACATGAAG CTTATTGTGGTGAAACAAGAGGACAAGCTGGAGACAGTGTTCAAACACTTCCTGGTGGAAGACAAGAGCCTGAGCGGCGGAGCATCCTATGTGGACTTTCTCTGTCACATGCACAAGGAGATTCGGCAGCTACTGAGCTAG
- the SEC24C gene encoding protein transport protein Sec24C isoform X1, whose protein sequence is MNVNQSAPPVPPFGQPQPVYLGHHQSSYGGQPGSTTAPTSYGAYNGPVPGYQQTPPPGVSRTLPSAGVPPASTAQGPCGQTAYGQFGQGDVQNGPSSTVQMQRLPGYQPFGSAILAPVVSQPAVLQPYGPPPTSAQVTAQMAGMQISGAVAPASPPSGLGYGPPTSLASASGSFPNSGLYGSYPQGQAPPLGQAQGHPGAQPPQRSVPLQASSFTPPASGGPRMPSMTGPLLPGQSFGGPPVSQPNHVSSPAPQALPPGTQMTGPPGPPPPPMHSSQQPGYQLQQNGSFGPTRGPQSNYGSPYPGAAAFGSQPGPPQPLPPKRLDPDAIPSPQLNELPPQQKTRHRIDPDAIPSPIQVIEDDRNNRGSEPFVTGVRGQVPPLVTTNFLVKDQGNASPRYIRCTSYNIPCTSDMAKQAQVPLAAVIKPLARLPPEEASPYVVDHGESGPLRCNRCKAYMCPFMQFVEGGRRFQCCFCSCINDVPPQYFQHLDHTGKRVDAYDRPELSLGSYEFLATVDYCKNNKFPSPPAFIFMIDVSYNAIRSGLVRLLCEELKSLLDFLPREGGAEESAIRVGFVTYNKVLHFYNVKSSLAQPQMMVVSDVGDMFVPLLDGFLVNVNESQAVITSLLDQIPEMFADTRETETVFAPVIQAGMEALKAAECAGKLFLFHTSLPIAEAPGKLKNRDDRKLINTDKEKTLFQPQTGAYQTLAKECVAQGCCVDLFLFPNQYVDVATLSVVPQLTGGSVYKYACFQVENDQERFLSDLRRDVQKVVGFDAVMRVRTSTGIRAVDFFGAFYMNNTTDVELAGLDGDKTVTVEFKHDDRLNEENGALLQCALLYTSCAGQRRLRIHNLALNCCTQLADLYRNCETDTLINYMAKFAYRGVLNSPVKTVRDTLITQCAQILACYRKNCASPSSAGQLILPECMKLLPVYLNCVLKSDVLQPGAEVTTDDRAYVRQLVTSMDVAETNVFFYPRLLPLTKSPIENTTEPPAVRASEERLSNGDIYLLENGLNLFLWVGASVQQGVVQSLFGVSSFSQITSGLSVLPVLDNLLSKKVQGLIDSLRAQRSRYMKLIVVKQEDKLETVFKHFLVEDKSLSGGASYVDFLCHMHKEIRQLLS, encoded by the exons GCTCCCTGGGTATCAGCCATTTGGGTCAGCCATATTGGCCCCTGTGGTCAGCCAGCCAGCTGTGCTTCAGCCCTATGGCCCTCCCCCAACAAGTGCACAGGTGACTGCTCAGATGGCCGGAATGCAGATCAGTGGTGCTGTGGCCCCAGCCTCTCCACCTTCAGGGCTAGGCTATG GCCCACCAACATCGCTGGCCTCAGCCTCAGGAAGTTTCCCTAACTCTGGTCTGTATGGCTCCTATCCTCAGGGCCAAGCTCCTCCCCTTGGCCAGGCCCAGGGTCATCCTGGGGCCCAGCCTCCCCAGCGATCTGTCCCACTACAGGCCTCCAGCTTCACACCCCCAGCTTCAGGGGGTCCTCGGATGCCTTCGATGACTGGTCCTCTCTTGCCTGGACAGAGTTTTGGGGGGCCCCCAGTGAGCCAGCCCAACCACGTGTCCTCACCTGCTCCTCAAGCTCTGCCCCCTGGCACCCAAATGACTGGGCCCCcaggaccaccaccaccacctatgCACTCCTCCCAGCAGCCAGGCTATCAACTGCAACAAAATG GTTCCTTTGGACCAACCCGGGGCCCTCAGTCCAATTATGGAAGTCCCTACCCAGGAGCAGCCGCTTTTGGAAGTCAGCCTGGGCCTCCTCAACCATTGCCTCCTAAGCGCCTGGACCCTGATGCCATCCCAAGCCCT CAACTCAATGAGCTGCCTCCTCAGCAGAAAACCAGGCACAGAATAGACCCTGATGCCATTCCTAGTCCA ATTCAGGTTATTGAGGATGACAGGAACAACCGGGGTTCAGAGCCATTTGTTACTGGAGTACGGGGCCAGGTGCCACCCTTAGTCACCACCAACTTCCTCGTGAAAGACCAAG GGAATGCAAGTCCCCGATACATCCGATGCACATCCTATAATATCCCTTGCACATCTGACATGGCTAAGCAGGCTCAGGTGCCCCTGGCAGCTGTCATCAAGCCGCTGGCAAGGCTGCCCCCAGAGGAG GCTTCACCGTATGTCGTCGACCATGGGGAATCTGGTCCTTTGCGCTGCAATCGCTGCAAAGCATACATGTGCCCTTTCATGCAGTTTGTTGAGGGAGGGAGGCGCTTCCAGTGCTGCTTTTGCAGCTGTATCAACGATG TTCCCCCCCAGTATTTTCAACATCTGGATCATACCGGCAAACGTGTGGATGCTTATGACCGTCCTGAGCTGTCCCTGGGTTCTTATGAATTCTTGGCCACTGTAGATTACTGCAAG AACAATAAGTTCCCCAGCCCTCCTGCCTTCATCTTCATGATTGATGTCTCCTACAATGCCATCAGGAGTGGTCTTGTTAGGCTCCTCTGTGAGGAGCTCAAGTCACTGTTAGACTTCCTGCCGAG GGAGGGCGGGGCAGAAGAGTCAGCAATCCGCGTTGGCTTTGTCACCTATAATAAGGTGCTCCACTTCTACAATGTGAAGAGCTCATTGGCCCAGCCACAGATGATGGTTGTATCTGATGTGGGTGACATGTTTGTGCCACTGCTGGATGGCTTCCTGGTCAATGTCAATGAGTCTCAAGCAGTCATCACCAG CTTATTGGATCAGATTCCAGAAATGTTTGCAGACacaagggagacagagacagtaTTTGCCCCAGTTATCCAGGCTGGGATGGAGGCTCTGAAG GCTGCTGAGTGTGCAGGGAAGCTCTTTCTGTTCCATACCTCCCTGCCCATTGCAGAGGCCCCAGggaaactgaagaacagagaCGATAGGAAGTTGATCAACACAGACAAGGAGAAG ACTCTGTTCCAGCCTCAGACAGGTGCCTATCAGACCCTGGCCAAAGAGTGTGTGGCCCAAGGCTGTTGCGTagacctcttcctcttccctaaCCAGTATGTGGATGTGGCCACGCTCTCTGTTGTACCCCAGCTCACTGGTGGCTCTGTCTATAAATACGCTTGCTTTCAG GTGGAAAATGACCAGGAACGGTTCCTGAGTGACCTGCGTCGGGATGTACAGAAGGTCGTTGGCTTTGATGCTGTGATGCGGGTCCGGACAAGCACTG GTATCCGtgctgtagatttctttggagcTTTCTACATGAACAACACAACAGATGTGGAGCTGGCTGGGCTGGATGGGGACAAGACGGTGACTGTGGAGTTCAAGCATGACGATCGGCTCAATGAAGAGAATGGAGCCCTCCTGCAG TGTGCCCTGCTCTACACTAGCTGTGCAGGGCAGCGACGGCTCCGCATCCACAACCTGGCCCTCAACTGCTGCACTCAGCTGGCTGATCTGTATCGAAACTGTGAGACTGACACGCTCATCAACTACATGGCCAAGTTTG CATACCGGGGGGTCCTCAACAGCCCTGTGAAGACTGTTCGTGACACTCTTATCACTCAGTGTGCCCAGATCTTGGCCTGTTACAGAAAGAACTGTGCCAGCCCCTCCTCTGCAGGACAG TTGATCCTTCCTGAGTGCATGAAGCTACTCCCAGTTTACCTGAACTGTGTATTGAAGAGTGATGTCCTGCAGCCTGGAGCTGAAGTCACTACTGATGACCGGGCCTACGTCCGACAGCTGGTTACCTCCATGGATGTGGCTGAGACAAATGTCTTCTTCTATCCTCGGCTCCTACCGTTG ACAAAGTCTCCCATTGAGaataccactgaaccaccagcaGTTCGAGCATCTGAAGAGCGTCTAAGCAACGGGGATATATATTTGTTGGAGAATGGGCTCAACCTCTTCCTCTGGGTGGGAGCAAGTGTCCAACAGGGTGTTGTCCAGAGCCTCTTCGGTGTCTCCTCCTTCAGTCAGATCACCAGTGGCTTG AGTGTTCTGCCAGTTCTGGATAATCTGCTGTCCAAGAAGGTGCAAGGCCTCATTGACAGTTTGAGGGCACAGAGATCACGGTACATGAAG CTTATTGTGGTGAAACAAGAGGACAAGCTGGAGACAGTGTTCAAACACTTCCTGGTGGAAGACAAGAGCCTGAGCGGCGGAGCATCCTATGTGGACTTTCTCTGTCACATGCACAAGGAGATTCGGCAGCTACTGAGCTAG